Proteins encoded within one genomic window of Anastrepha ludens isolate Willacy chromosome 4, idAnaLude1.1, whole genome shotgun sequence:
- the LOC128860813 gene encoding uncharacterized protein LOC128860813 produces MCKQNNLRPSSTKVVFGIFVSLAFGLSCSVCKEKPGSSWKDILFGSKWLPSTGARDARFLPIFNMVPIGAGTCTASSGEQGNCIPSKDCMLRAGIPAGPCAGNYGLCCVFLQTCGGIIRENSTYFVNPNHPDVYDGTGSCQVTVQKIHPDICQLRLDLDMFSIAPPESLNHVCNQDQLLISGGSPVPTICGSSSGDHMYIDAGLGQSNAIVLSVITSGTFSRLWRIRVTQIHCGSVSRADHGCLQYFSGISGRVRSFNYNTVTGRQLSNQDYSICVRTERNFCSIQYNACPDTENNRSRSFTISGNSNNPTGSMVGGGTQVTQNACLNDWLLIGCMRSVDRIPPLAACEDRVCGGTFSAEVGTIQRTVQSSVRPFRLYFHTDSVEAPTDIDNRGFCLDYVQQPCTNGF; encoded by the exons atgtgtaaacaaaATAACTTGCGGCCAAGCAGCACAAAAGTCGTGTTTGGAATTTTCGTTTCATTGGCATTTGGCTTATCCTGCAGTGTCTGCAAAGAAAAACCGGGCAGTTCGTGGAAGGATATTCTATTCGGCAGTAAATGGCTGCCTTCCACAGGCGCGCGAGATGCAAGGT TTTTGCCAATCTTTAATATGGTTCCAATCGGAGCAGGCACCTGTACGGCGTCTTCTGGCGAGCAGGGCAACTGCATACCGAGCAAGGATTGCATGCTGCGTGCGGGCATACCAGCAGGTCCTTGTGCTGGCAACTACGGATTGTGTTGTGTTT TCCTGCAAACTTGCGGCGGCATTATACGCGAGAACTCTACGTATTTTGTGAATCCAAACCATCCGGACGTCTACGATGGCACTGGCAGCTGTCAAGTCACAGTGCAAAAGATACATCCGGATATTTGCCAGTTGAG GCTCGACTTGGACATGTTTTCCATTGCCCCGCCCGAATCACTGAATCACGTTTGTAACCAGGATCAACTGCTCATCTCTGGCGGCAGTCCGGTGCCCACCATTTGTGGCTCCTCATCAGGCGATCACA TGTACATTGACGCCGGCTTGGGCCAAAGTAATGCGATCGTACTCTCCGTCATCACGAGCGGCACTTTTTCGCGTCTGTGGCGCATACGCGTTACACAAATCCATTGTGGCAGTGTGAGTCGTGCCGATCACGGCTGTCTTCAATATTTCTCTGGCATCAGCGGACGTGTGCGGAGTTTCAATTACAATACCGTTACGGGCAGGCAACTTTCCAATCAGGACTACAGCATTTGCGTACGCACAGAGCGGAACTTTTGCAGCATACAATACAACGCTTGTCCGGACACCG aaAACAATCGCTCGCGTTCCTTCACCATTTCCGGCAACTCCAACAATCCCACGGGGTCTATGGTGGGTGGTGGCACGCAGGTGACCCAGAACGCTTGCCTCAACGACTGGTTACTGATCGGTTGTATGCGCTCTGTGGACCGCATTCCACCCTTGGCCGCTTGTGAGGATCGCGTTTGTGGCGGCACTTTTAGCGCTGAAGTGGGCACCATTCAACGCACCGTGCAAT CAAGCGTGCGACCATTCCGTCTGTACTTCCACACGGACAGTGTCGAAGCGCCCACTGATATCGACAATCGAGGCTTTTGCTTGGACTACGTGCAGCAGCCGTGCACGAATGGATTTTAG
- the LOC128860355 gene encoding uncharacterized protein LOC128860355, translating into MWKTSLAILIALMAVQYTSADCNVCSENSGAACITNTTFNLCFGGVAQSEVYSCANEDEVCTTLGKICADPASTSAVQADCGNTEQCGACTDVTDGAYSCTSHNTFVMCMSGETTNVEGTCSDNQVCLTSRANQGISPCVNDCLKNLKDMCDIDNSTDTTTDSSTSSSSSSSSSSSSSSSSSSSSSSSTSSTDTTETTTSSSTSTTKSVEDTVCADQVQVGRYAYPNDTTCTNYVYCITDTATGSLVGRARSCPSGRYFNSSISNCQSKKPTGCV; encoded by the exons ATGTGGAAAACTAGT CTCGCAATCCTTATAGCCTTGATGGCTGTACAGTACACCAGCGCCGACTGCAACGTCTGCAGTGAAAACAGTGGAGCAGCTTGCATTACCAACACCACTTTTAACCTCTGCTTTGGGG GTGTGGCACAGTCAGAGGTGTATTCTTGCGCCAACGAGGATGAGGTGTGCACCACGCTGGGCAAAATTTGTGCAGATCCCGCCAGTACCTCGGCCGTTCAGGCAGATTGCGGCAATACGGAACAATGTGGGGCGTGCACTGATGTCACAGATGGCGCTTATTCTTGCACTAGCCACAACACATTTGTTATGTGCATGTCGGGCGAAACAACAAATGTGGAGGGCACTTGCTCCGATAACCAAGTTTGTCTCACTTCCAGAGCCAATCAAGGCATTAGTCCTTGCGTAAATGATTGTTTGAAAAACCTGAAGGACATGTGTGACATTGATAATTCCACCGATACAACAACGGATAGTTCAACGTCAAGTTCATCGTCAAGTTCATCGTCAAGTTCATCGTCAAGTTCATCGTCAAGTTCATCGTCAAGTTCAACGTCAAGTACAGACACAACAGAAACGACTACTAGTTCCAGCACCAGTACGACTAAAAGTGTGGAGGATACTGTGTGCGCGGATCAGGTTCAAGTGGGACGTTACGCGTATCCAAATGACACGACGTGCACTAA TTACGTTTACTGTATCACCGATACGGCGACTGGTAGCTTGGTTGGTCGTGCGAGGTCTTGCCCCAGTGGAAGATACTTCAATTCGAGTATAAGCAATTGTCAATCCAAAAAGCCAACTGGTTGCGTTTAA
- the LOC128860454 gene encoding uncharacterized protein LOC128860454: MQYSAGFAISCLLAAAFVFSPVSGRCHTCSSNGVACASENSFYICSKRLADTSKAFNCPDGSVCVADDSNICSKDAVADCAKERNICGVCDGSKLFTCLTSTTFAQCKSTSLLRSISGSCPAGLTCDSSNPEICVVGGAECSS; encoded by the exons ATGCAGTACTCAGCAGGTTTTGCAATA AGCTGTCTTCTCGCAGCAGCGTTCGTATTCTCTCCGGTGTCGGGCAGATGCCATACCTGCAGCTCGAATGGCGTTGCATGTGCCAGTGAGAATTCGTTCTATATCTGCTCAAAAAGACTCGCAGACACTTCGAAGGCCTTCAATTGTCCCGATGGTAGCGTGTGCGTCGCCGATGACAGTAATATTTGCTCGAAGGACGCGGTGGCAGACTGTGCCAAGGAACGTAACATCTGTGGCGTCTGCGACGGCAGCAAGTTGTTTACTTGCCTCACTTCAACAACATTCGCACAGTGTAAGAGTACTTCATTGTTGCGAAGTATCAGCGGCAGCTGTCCCGCTGGATTGACGTGTGATTCATCAAATCCGGAAATTTGTGTTGTTGGTGGAGCGGAGTGCTCGAGTTAA
- the LOC128860428 gene encoding uncharacterized protein LOC128860428 codes for MKLHHTSFSSLFLIIAIAALLVDQSTASCGVCGTNGIACISETDFYICSNGTPNTSKVQTCPNNGTCTALLRKCFEATNAQADCTTVTCGCTVDSGTFACTSRTTFAQCNGNETVATGTCPTGLTCSTKGGGEICVDACILEGVIECDKDASTS; via the exons ATGAAGCTCCACCACACGTCATTTTCCAGTTTG TTTCTCATTATTGCAATCGCAGCATTGCTAGTAGATCAATCCACAGCAAGTTGTGGAGTCTGCGGCACAAATGGTATCGCCTGCATCAGCGAAACCGATTTTTATATTTGCAGTAACGGCACACCAAACACAAGCAAAGTCCAAACATGCCCCAACAATGGTACTTGCACTGCCCTACTGCGAAAGTGCTTTGAGGCCACAAATGCTCAAGCGGATTGTACGACCGTCACTTGTGGCTGTACCGTCGACAGTGGCACATTCGCTTGCACCAGCCGCACCACCTTCGCCCAATGCAATGGAAATGAAACCGTAGCGACGGGAACCTGTCCCACAGGTCTAACTTGTTCTACAAAAGGCGGAGGAGAGATTTGTGTGGATGCATGCATATTGGAAGGCGTGATAGAATGCGATAAAGATGCGTCTACGAGTTAG